In one Vicia villosa cultivar HV-30 ecotype Madison, WI unplaced genomic scaffold, Vvil1.0 ctg.001961F_1_1, whole genome shotgun sequence genomic region, the following are encoded:
- the LOC131637277 gene encoding uncharacterized protein LOC131637277 translates to MANFPFRLFSINNDASSVAPLSASTQSTAIAQRMAYVERLIIELRKPDLRENALHVLSKRTELFQDLAPLLWNSFGTIAILLQEIISIFPNIPLQNLTLAQSTRVCNVLALLQCVASHPDTKMLFLNANMPLYLYPFLQTTNQLPQFEHLRLASLGVIGALVKVSTKEVITYLLSSEIIPLCLSNMEIGKEVSRTVATFIIQRILGDGDGLAYICAAADRFFAVRQVLDMMLKNLEKRPSPRLFKLVISCYSRLSDNHSRAAIALASYLPNMLTNATFNNYFREDPTTWRLVEHLYENIGMNQDPLAPGEGEINDVVGTSLFGK, encoded by the exons ATGGCAAATTTTCCTTTTCGCTTGTTCTCAATCAACAACGATGCGTCATCTGTAGCTCCTCTCAGTGCCTCTACTCAAAGCACCGCAATTGCCCAAAGGATGGCGTATGTGGAACGTCTTATTATTGAACTCCGCAAGCCTGATCTCCGAGAAAACGCTCTTCATGTTCTCTCGAAG AGGACTGAGTTATTCCAAGATCTTGCACCATTGTTATGGAATTCTTTTGGCACTATTGCTATACTTTTACAG GAAATAATTTCAATATTTCCTAATATTCCGTTGCAAAATCTTACTCTTGCACAATCAACTCGAGTGTGCAATGTTCTTGCACTACTTCAG tgTGTGGCATCTCACCCTGATACAAAGATGTTATTTCTCAATG CCAACATGCCTTTGTATTTGTATCCTTTTCTTCAAACAACAAACCAGTTGCCACAATTTGAACATTTGAGGCTTGCTAGCCTTGGAGTTATTGGTGCATTGGTAAAG GTTAGCACCAAAGAAGTAATAACTTATCTTCTTTCAAGCGAGATAATTCCCTTGTGTTTGAGCAATATGGAAATCGGAAAAGAAGTATCAAGAACG GTAGCAACATTTATAATTCAAAGAATTCTGGGAGATGGTGATGGTTTGGCTTATATTTGCGCTGCAGCAGATCGATTTTTTGCTGTACGTCAAGTTTTGGACATGATGTTGAAAAATCTTGAGAAACGACCTTCACCTCGTCTTTTCAAGCTTGTAATTTCATGTTATTCTCGTTTATCGGATAATCACAG CAGGGCTGCCATTGCACTAGCAAGCTATCTTCCAAATATGCTCACAAATGCAACTTTCAATAACTATTTTCGT GAAGATCCAACAACTTGGAGGTTGGTGGAGCATCTGTATGAAAACATAGGGATGAACCAAGATCCATTAGCACCAGGTGAAGGAGAAATCAATGATGTTGTTGGAACATCATTGTTTGGTAAATGA